A single region of the Nicotiana sylvestris chromosome 6, ASM39365v2, whole genome shotgun sequence genome encodes:
- the LOC104217343 gene encoding golgin candidate 1 → MASWLRAAEDLFEVVDKRAKSVVGEKSDEQPNVQSPVPNEKGSQPKRSRQKKKPQKRLSSNEPSETANFEREQASQGMSQSDSVSDKDKAILLTENSGTNPGSPSGKTSTEDKLKIAEDGALLDTPISETTSNNELNHHADHTEVAEPVDVKIVSSESTGEHTSGNTSDVPGETPSLPAVKVVDAVQDNSPVDSSQNTVLRGAGSPANFEQERSKSLTADEPVKVDRQLKDDNTNAEPNPDQKRLLKHKTVNPDKKQLPEHNTATKVQEQLDEAQGLLKNATSTGQSKEARLARVCAGLSSRLQEYKSENAQLEELLVAERELSKSCEARIKQLQKDLSAAKKEVSKAESSMAEALAAKNAEIEALVSSTDALKKQAALSEGNLASLQANMESLMRNRELTETRMMQALREELGAAERRAEEERAAHNATKKASMEREVELEHRALEASTALARAQRTADERTAKATELEHKVALLEVECATLNQELQDMEARARRGQKKSSEEANQVHQMQAWQEEVERARQGQREAESKLASLEAEMQKLRVETAAMKRDAEHYSRQEHVELEKRYRELTDLLYYKQTQLEAMASEKAAAEFQLEKEVKRLQEVQLEAERNRASRRASSSWEEDTDIKALEPLPLHHRHMTGATVQLQKAAKLLDTGAVRATRFLWRYPTARVILLFYLVFVHLFLMYLLHRLQEQADTFASKEVAISMGLANQTLP, encoded by the exons ATGGCTTCGTGGCTTCGAGCTGCTGAAG ATTTGTTTGAAGTTGTAGATAAGAGGGCAAAGAGTGTAGTCGGCGAGAAATCCGATGAACAGCCCAATGTTCAGAGTCCAG ttCCGAATGAAAAAGGATCTCAACCAAAAAGGTCACGGCAAAAAAAGAAG CCTCAAAAACGACTCTCTTCTAATGAACCTTCAGAAACAGCTAATTTTGAAAGGGAACAAGCTAGCCAAGGGATGTCACAATCAGATTCCGTCTCTGATAAAGACAAAGCTATCCTACTTACTGAAAACAGTGGGACAAATCCAGGTAGTCCTAGTGGCAAAACTAGCACCGAAGATAAGCTAAAAATTGCTGAAGATGGTGCCTTGTTAGACACTCCTATATCTGAAACAACCTCTAACAATGAGTTAAACCATCATGCTGATCACACGGAAGTTGCAGAACCTGTTGATGTAAAAATTGTGAGTTCAGAATCTACTGGTGAGCATACCAGCGGAAACACCTCAGATGTTCCTGGAGAGACTCCTTCGTTGCCTGCTGTGAAAGTGGTTGATGCTGTGCAGGACAACTCTCCAGTAGATTCCAGTCAAAACACAGTTCTTCGTGGTGCTGGATCTCCTGCAAACTTTGAGCAGGAAAGATCTAAGTCTTTAACTGCAGATGAACCTGTTAAAGTTGATAGACAGTTGAAGGATGATAATACCAATGCTGAACCAAATCCTGACCAGAAGCGGCTTCTAAAACATAAAACTGTTAATCCGGACAAGAAGCAGCTTCCAGAACATAATACTGCCACGAAAGTACAAGAGCAACTTGATGAG GCTCAGGGACTGCTTAAAAATGCAACTTCTACCGGTCAGTCAAAAGAAGCACGGTTAGCCCGT GTTTGTGCTGGACTTTCATCACGTCTTCAGGAGTATAAATCTGAAAATGCTCAGCTAGAGGAGCTTCTTGTTGCAGAG AGGGAGTTGAGTAAATCTTGTGAGGCTCGGATAAAGCAGCTTCAGAAAGATTTATCTGCAGCCAAAAAAGAGGTGTCCAAAGCAGAGTCCAGTATGGCTGAGGCTCTTGCTGCAAAGAATGCTGAAATTGAGGCTCTTGTTAGTTCTACAGATGCACTTAAGAAGCAAGCTGCACTATCCGAAGGAAACCTGGCATCCTTGCAG GCTAATATGGAGTCTTTAATGAGAAACAGGGAACTAACAGAGACAAGGATGATGCAA GCTTTACGGGAGGAGCTGGGTGCTGCCGAGCGAAGAGCAGAAGAAGAGCGTGCTGCTCATAATGCTACCAAAAAG GCTTCTATGGAAAGGGAGGTAGAACTGGAGCACCGAGCTCTAGAGGCATCCACAGCCTTGGCCAGGGCGCAG AGAACAGCTGATGAAAGGACTGCAAAGGCAACAGAGCTTGAGCATAAGGTGGCACTGCTTGAG GTTGAATGTGCAACTCTCAATCAAGAACTGCAAGACATGGAAGCTCGTGCTCGCCGTGGACAAAAAAAATCCTCAGAAGAGGCAAATCAAGTGCATCAG ATGCAGGCATGGCAAGAAGAAGTGGAGCGTGCACGCCAAGGTCAGAGGGAGGCTGAAAGCAAGCTTGCTTCTTTGGAG GCTGAAATGCAAAAGCTAAGAGTTGAAACGGCTGCGATGAAAAGGGATGCTGAACATTACTCTCGCCAG GAGCACGTGGAACTTGAAAAGCGGTATCGTGAATTAACTGATCTATTG TATTACAAGCAAACACAGCTTGAAGCCATGGCCAGTGAAAAAGCCGCGGCTGAGTTTCAGTTAGAGAAGGAAGTAAAGCGTCTTCAGGAAGTACAG TTAGAAGCTGAAAGAAACAGAGCTTCTCGTCGAGCATCATCCTCATGGGAGGAAGACACGGACATCAAAGCACTTGA GCCTCTCCCTTTGCATCACCGTCACATGACAGGGGCCACGGTACAG TTACAGAAGGCCGCAAAGCTTCTGGATACCGGGGCAGTTAGGGCAACACGATTTCTCTGGCGATATCCAACTGCTCGAGTTATCTTGCTTTTTTATCTG GTATTtgtccatttgttcttgatgtaTCTCTTGCATCGCCTTCAG GAACAAGCTGATACTTTTGCATCTAAAGAAGTTGCAATATCCATGGGGCTCGCCAACCAGACCTTACCATGA